A single region of the Fusarium keratoplasticum isolate Fu6.1 chromosome 7, whole genome shotgun sequence genome encodes:
- a CDS encoding Beta-lactamase domain-containing protein, with product MSPPETPLTIADKIGSFQLSSLDPAGAAFTPLLYRLREETFPGRTTQIRHGSYLRRFTKGPPLDIDLTTSDKPNANLESVMREFGWTGCVVVRDGVIRVEEYRHGNSPASRNDIQSVTKSFMTTILGIAQQQGKLSVDDTVGCHVEELKDTAWKDVPLLALANMSAGVVEISEEARPPDVPNPMYATDLYPQRDTNAVLSWLRTFRKVAEPWEEFHYYNPNFYVLSIAISRATQVPLEEYISSQIWEPAGMQYDAYMRTTGAGQIDGHGGLSVTLTDMARFGCFILDALKGEGKGPALPAGWFQDISEAKTSEGPRAAGGNDIIPTFGYETGWWTPAKGAEGGPLRENGAFAGFGMYGQSLYVIPKLDTVIAVQSGYPEHSWDIFAGNIDFATAVVKALQKEDKQISAT from the coding sequence ATGTCGCCGCCAGAAACACCCCTCACAATAGCCGACAAGATCGGCAGCTTTCAACTCTCCTCCCTCGATCCCGCCGGTGCAGCCTTCACCCCTCTTCTCTATAGATTACGTGAAGAGACATTTCCAGGACGGACAACTCAAATCAGACATGGCTCCTACCTGAGACGCTTCACCAAGGGACCACCTCTGGACATCGACTTGACAACTAGCGACAAGCCTAACGCCAATCTCGAGAGCGTTATGCGCGAGTTTGGATGGACTGGCTGCGTTGTTGTTCGAGATGGGGTGATCAGGGTTGAAGAGTACAGACATGGAAACTCGCCTGCGTCTCGCAACGACATACAGTCAGTCACCAAGTCTTTCATGACGACTATTCTGGGCATCGCTCAGCAGCAAGGCAAGCTCTCTGTCGATGATACCGTTGGCTGTCACGTCGAAGAGTTGAAGGACACTGCCTGGAAGGACGTGCCCTTGCTGGCTCTCGCCAACATGTctgctggtgttgtcgaAATCTCCGAGGAAGCACGACCCCCAGATGTCCCAAACCCAATGTACGCTACCGACCTCTATCCTCAGCGGGATACCAACGCCGTACTCAGCTGGCTGCGTACGTTCAGAAAGGTGGCCGAGCCTTGGGAAGAGTTTCACTACTACAACCCCAACTTTTACGTGTTGTCGATTGCCATTTCTCGAGCAACTCAAGTGCCGCTGGAGGAGTACATTTCTAGTCAAATCTGGGAGCCCGCTGGAATGCAGTACGATGCGTACATGCGAACAACCGGGGCGGGGCAGATTGATGGGCATGGAGGTCTGTCAGTCACCTTGACTGACATGGCTCGCTTTGGGTGCTTCATCCTAGACGCCCTCAagggagaaggcaaaggtCCTGCCTTGCCAGCAGGTTGGTTTCAGGATATTTCCGAAGCCAAGACTAGCGAAGGACCAAGAGCTGCTGGAGGGAACGACATTATTCCCACATTTGGGTACGAAACGGGCTGGTGGACGCCTGCCAAGGGTGCAGAGGGAGGTCCGCTGAGGGAGAATGGAGCGTTTGCCGGGTTTGGAATGTATGGCCAATCCCTCTATGTTATCCCCAAGTTGGACACTGTCATCGCGGTTCAGTCAGGATATCCCGAGCATTCGTGGGACATATTTGCTGGGAATATTGACTTTGCTACCGCTGTTGTCAAGGCGCTGCAAAAAGAGGACAAACAAATATCAGCGACATGA
- a CDS encoding Abhydrolase-3 domain-containing protein: MADFSYLARPSAEWTSFLQQQSLPPTPDPTSTPDIKSIRRRINSQRFTVSSDELKAMGDHGVKTKTLLIVGEDCVEIPIRLYLPRYCGASVLLYFHGGGFFSGSLSTEDATCTSLALNCGVTVASVGYRLAPEWTTPAPFQDAWDARCWVIQHAATIGMSPEFDLYVMGISAGACLAASIVIRERMLGESVIKGQCLAAPWLCFPDKFPYEQIQDNKASPMQCQNAALLSYSWVVQYARMMDPPESCRDSPVINPLLFDVRSIDKLSPTHIMVCGDDPLRDHGMLFKEKLQRLGVPVKLNVYPGYAHYFRRFPDAPANDAWDSDLRGGIFLDDQPVSSGF; encoded by the exons ATGGCAGATTTCAGCTACCTTGCCCGCCCTTCTGCAGAGTGGACTTCTTTCCTCCAACAACAATCACTGCCTCCGACGCCTGACCCAACAAGCACCCCGGATATAAAAAGCATTCGTCGTCGAATCAACTCACAGCGGTTTACTGTTAGCAGCGACGAGTTAAAGGCGATGGGTGACCACGGCGTCAAGACCAAAACCTTGCTGATTGTTGGCGAGGACTGTGTGGAAATACCCATACGACTCTATTTGCCTCGCTACTGTGGTGCCTCGGTCCTCCTTTACTTTCACGGAGGTGGTTTCTTCTCCGGCTCTTTGTCTACCGAGGATGCCACCTGCACCAGCTTAGCCCTGAATTGCGGCGTCACTGTTGCCAGTGTTGGTTATCGGTTGGCTCCAGAGTGGACAACTCCAGCGCCTTTCCAAGATGCTTGGGATGCCCGATGCTGGGTCATACAGCACGCAGCCACCATTGGGATGTCACCGGAATTTGATCTTTATGTCATGGGGATCAGTGCTGGTGCCTGTCTGGCAGCAAGTATCGTTATTCGAGAGAGGATG TTGGGAGAGTCTGTCATCAAAGGTCAATGTTTGGCCGCTCCGTGGCTCTGCTTTCCCGACAAGTTCCCTTACGAACAGATCCAAGACAACAAGGCTTCTCCGATGCAGTGTCAGAATGCGGCGCTCCTCTCTTATTCATGGGTTGTGCAATACGCCCGCATGATGGATCCTCCTGAATCCTGTCGTGACAGTCCAGTCATCAACCCACTTCTCTTTGATGTGAGATCTATCGACAAACTATCACCCACACATATTATGGTCTGTGGCGATGACCCGCTGCGTGATCATGGCATGCTattcaaggagaagctgcaACGTTTGGG TGTCCCAGTAAAGCTGAATGTTTATCCAGGATATGCCCATTATTTCCGCAGATTCCCTGATGCGCCAGCCAACGACGCCTGGGATAGCGATCTGCGTGGGGGCATTTTTTTGGATGATCAGCCAGTCAGCTCCGGTTTCTAA